A portion of the Marinobacter alexandrii genome contains these proteins:
- a CDS encoding glycoside hydrolase family 3 N-terminal domain-containing protein has translation MSRFQLSTVYLCLVLISLTYSCNFKSPERKVADSKVSSLLSNMSLEEKVGQMTQVTIDLVLKDESSTEVDPDKLRKAIIEKKVGSILNVKGNAYTLDEWHEIIGQIQELAVKETPNAIPVLYGIDAIHGANYIQGGTLFPHNIGMAATRNPELAGKTAHVTALETRAAGIRWNFDPVVGMGRQPLWSRFEETFGEDVFLTSAMGKGVIEAYEKGDISKKDAVASCMKHFIGYSVPASGKDRTPSYIPERQLREIFLPPFQEAVNAGTSTVMINSGEVNGIPVHANPYFLKTVLREELGFEGLAVSDWEDIIRLHSRHKIAANPKEAVKIAVNAGIDMSMIPMDYSFYDYLVELVNEGEVSMERIDEAVSRILKLKVDLGLFDNAFPEESAIQNFGKPEFKEIAKQAALESITLLENRSNILPLDKKKKLLIAGPCANNIPALHGSWSFTWQGNDAAHYPESTKTILEAFKESFSDGEIAGDQIISRANADFDHTDNYDAKKLIADARLADVIILCLGENSYAEGPGVIDDLTLDARQIELARAAKKTGKPVILVLVQGRPRVISSIEADMDAIINAYRPGSEGASAISDVIAGEYNPSGRLPFTYPKRTGDIVLYDHKFSETIREDLPNTYAGGAYRPQWPFGHGLGYSEFEYSKLRVNKETISENESLQLTVQVTNAGKREGKHIVELYLSDLYASVTPSNKKLKSFQKVQLSPGESETVSFTLSEKDLSFVGIDNNWITEPGQFKAMVGDLNVTFNYQ, from the coding sequence ATGTCAAGATTTCAATTATCTACAGTTTACCTCTGTCTGGTGCTTATTTCATTAACCTATTCTTGTAACTTCAAAAGCCCTGAAAGGAAGGTAGCGGATAGCAAAGTCTCCAGCTTATTATCCAACATGTCGTTGGAAGAGAAGGTGGGTCAAATGACACAAGTAACGATTGATCTAGTTTTAAAAGATGAGTCTTCCACGGAAGTGGATCCGGACAAGCTGAGAAAAGCTATCATTGAGAAAAAAGTGGGTTCCATTCTGAATGTAAAGGGCAATGCATATACCCTTGATGAGTGGCATGAAATCATTGGACAGATTCAGGAGTTGGCTGTAAAAGAAACTCCAAATGCAATACCTGTTCTGTATGGAATAGATGCTATTCATGGAGCCAATTATATTCAAGGCGGAACTCTTTTCCCGCATAACATTGGTATGGCTGCTACCAGGAATCCTGAATTAGCCGGAAAAACCGCGCATGTAACCGCTCTAGAGACCCGAGCAGCCGGTATCAGATGGAACTTTGACCCTGTAGTAGGTATGGGAAGACAGCCGCTATGGTCTAGGTTCGAAGAAACTTTTGGAGAAGACGTTTTCTTAACCAGCGCAATGGGAAAAGGCGTTATAGAGGCTTATGAAAAAGGAGACATAAGTAAGAAAGATGCCGTTGCTTCTTGTATGAAGCACTTCATAGGTTATTCTGTTCCAGCAAGCGGTAAGGATCGAACACCCTCATATATACCAGAGCGACAGCTAAGAGAAATTTTTCTTCCTCCGTTTCAGGAAGCAGTAAATGCCGGAACTTCTACTGTGATGATCAATTCAGGAGAAGTAAACGGGATACCTGTACACGCCAACCCTTATTTTCTCAAGACTGTTTTGAGGGAAGAATTAGGCTTTGAAGGTCTTGCGGTTTCGGACTGGGAGGATATAATAAGGTTGCATTCAAGACACAAAATAGCTGCTAACCCTAAAGAAGCTGTGAAAATTGCTGTAAATGCTGGCATAGATATGAGTATGATTCCAATGGATTACTCTTTTTATGATTACCTCGTTGAGCTAGTAAATGAAGGGGAAGTAAGTATGGAAAGGATAGATGAGGCCGTTTCCAGAATTTTAAAATTAAAAGTTGATCTGGGTTTGTTTGATAATGCTTTCCCAGAAGAATCCGCTATTCAAAACTTTGGAAAGCCAGAGTTTAAAGAAATTGCTAAGCAGGCGGCACTGGAATCGATCACCTTGTTGGAAAATAGATCAAATATTCTACCGCTTGATAAAAAGAAAAAGTTACTCATAGCAGGACCTTGTGCCAATAATATTCCTGCACTTCACGGAAGTTGGTCATTTACCTGGCAAGGAAATGATGCAGCACACTATCCTGAATCAACTAAGACTATTCTAGAGGCCTTTAAGGAGTCATTCAGTGATGGTGAAATCGCTGGAGATCAAATTATTTCAAGGGCTAATGCGGATTTCGATCATACTGATAATTATGATGCAAAAAAATTGATAGCTGATGCACGATTAGCTGACGTAATTATCTTATGCTTGGGAGAAAACTCTTATGCTGAAGGGCCTGGTGTAATTGATGACCTTACCCTTGATGCTCGCCAAATCGAACTGGCTAGAGCAGCCAAAAAAACTGGTAAGCCTGTGATTTTAGTTCTTGTTCAGGGAAGACCTAGGGTAATATCCAGTATCGAAGCTGATATGGACGCTATCATTAACGCGTATCGACCTGGCAGTGAAGGAGCATCTGCTATTTCGGATGTAATTGCAGGAGAGTATAACCCTTCTGGAAGGCTTCCATTCACCTACCCAAAACGAACCGGCGATATCGTACTCTACGATCACAAATTTTCCGAAACTATCAGGGAGGATCTACCGAACACCTACGCAGGTGGCGCCTACAGACCTCAATGGCCTTTTGGTCATGGACTGGGTTATTCAGAATTTGAATATTCAAAGCTTAGAGTAAATAAAGAAACAATCTCCGAAAATGAATCTCTTCAGTTGACAGTACAGGTTACTAATGCCGGTAAGAGAGAAGGGAAACATATCGTAGAATTGTATCTAAGTGACCTGTATGCTTCGGTTACTCCAAGCAACAAAAAACTAAAGAGTTTTCAAAAAGTACAACTCTCACCGGGAGAAAGTGAAACTGTAAGTTTTACTCTTTCAGAAAAGGATCTTTCTTTCGTAGGCATTGACAACAATTGGATCACCGAGCCTGGCCAGTTCAAAGCGATGGTTGGTGACCTTAATGTAACTTTTAACTATCAGTGA
- a CDS encoding two-component regulator propeller domain-containing protein, which produces MRFLLFLALFSSLSLVANAQDSYQFEPLPKGISQGSVTKIIKDKYGFMWFGTRYGLNKFDGISYQHFPRKKDGDVFKEGSYVRDMVLDDAGDIWIATEGSGVLKYDYSADTFLIYKNDPLNDHTISSNAAGSLLLDDDDLWIGIKSRGVNKIDLKENLVSRFWSNADNEKSISSNQVTSLQKDDQNNVWIGTWNGLSLHTPGTPGFTRYNLDENNEFLTNKVVCMYKGRNFWLGLQKGVCQIIYRDNKYHFEPIQSDENTLSILNELTVLSMTEDKSGNLWIGTENGGLFFYDIISGKLSQYLIKDAFGMIISNSVWSLYVDDLGILWIGTFNGGVVKLDPRHQRMKHIYNKANLETEISQNMVSSFATIDEKFVWVGTDGGGLNKFDLQNGRVVKKYDLERSGGSNAVLDLLLDRQGDLWLATWNGMMKKEGEVFRTYRYQPGRLEDGPCGNQLFDLMEDNHGNIWIASFRGGISVYLKDKKKFRKLFQKNAESNRISSERPTVIFQDSQENIWIGTEGDGLYRVRMDEQYNILDRTFFEYEKSDESSLSHNIINIIFEDQKGNIWIGTEGGGLNRFNEEKESFKRFTTEDGLSSNLIYAIAEDHENNLWLSTNNGLSQFNPNSERIRIFDETDGAQSSEFIKGAACTLPNGDLLFGGIRGFNYFTPGSFVTNEHTPEVYITSMTFEMQPEKSIHFGSIQMNEDSRFIELDYEVNDFVIDYAVLNYSKSSKNEYAYMLEGYDDQWIYPSSYRPARYTNVSPGSYVFKVRGSNNDGVWNPESANLSIVISTPWWNTTTAYIVYTFIIGSVLFGLGWLFIKRERLRRNLTIEHLELEKMKELDTMKSRFFANISHEFRTPLTLIISPLKSMIEGFYKGDPKNQYIMMARNADRLLSLINQLLDLSKLETGHMQLQASRQDLVKFLKPVVHSFTTYAEKQYIDFKCTFPDQDIHLFFEKDKIEKIVGNLLSNAFKYTQEFGKIDFTVIDKKEKVQIIIEDTGIGMSKDQLDLIFNRFYQIDNSHKKGTGIGLALTKELVELHKGNIEVFSTESKGTKFIVELKKGEAHLTDEEKTYITDDFHSKEQESFVGSQTMEALPIDGVTGEPEDENLPIVLIVDDNEDIRLFISEHFISDYKILEAEDGEKALKIAKQEIPDIIISDVMMPKMDGYELCKELKLDAKTCHIPFIILTAKASGDSALKGFELGADNYVTKPFNPKLLELRVRNILQSRENLKSQLLDVDNKIQLEPSEVKVVSRDKEFLNQLIVFIEANMSNSDLNIDDVCKEMGLSRTQLYRKLKALVGQSANELIRSIRLKRAAQLIKSNEMTISEITYEVGFNDLQYFRFCFKKQFGVNPSEYNTQVEV; this is translated from the coding sequence ATGCGCTTTTTATTGTTTTTGGCTCTTTTTTCTAGTTTGAGTCTTGTTGCGAATGCTCAGGATAGTTACCAGTTTGAGCCTTTACCAAAAGGCATATCTCAAGGCTCTGTGACCAAAATAATTAAAGATAAGTATGGGTTCATGTGGTTTGGCACGCGCTATGGACTCAATAAATTTGATGGCATCAGCTATCAGCATTTTCCAAGAAAGAAAGACGGGGATGTTTTTAAGGAAGGAAGCTATGTGCGCGACATGGTATTGGATGATGCTGGTGATATTTGGATTGCAACTGAAGGTTCAGGAGTATTAAAATATGACTATTCGGCAGATACCTTTCTTATCTATAAAAATGATCCACTTAATGATCATACAATTTCGTCCAATGCTGCTGGCAGTTTACTACTTGATGACGATGATCTTTGGATTGGGATAAAATCCAGAGGAGTAAATAAAATAGACCTGAAAGAAAATTTGGTGAGCCGTTTCTGGTCAAATGCGGATAACGAGAAAAGTATATCTAGCAATCAAGTTACTTCCCTTCAGAAAGATGATCAAAATAACGTCTGGATAGGAACGTGGAATGGCTTAAGTCTCCATACTCCAGGAACTCCAGGCTTCACTAGATACAACCTGGATGAAAATAACGAGTTTCTTACGAATAAGGTCGTGTGTATGTACAAAGGAAGAAACTTTTGGTTGGGTCTTCAAAAAGGGGTGTGTCAAATCATATATAGGGATAATAAATATCATTTTGAACCAATACAATCAGATGAAAATACTTTGTCCATCCTGAACGAATTAACTGTTTTATCAATGACCGAAGACAAATCTGGTAATCTGTGGATTGGAACGGAGAATGGTGGCCTTTTCTTCTATGATATAATTTCAGGAAAGCTGAGCCAATATCTAATCAAGGATGCGTTTGGAATGATCATTAGTAATTCTGTTTGGTCATTATATGTAGATGATTTGGGAATTCTCTGGATAGGAACATTCAATGGCGGAGTTGTTAAGCTGGACCCTCGTCACCAGAGAATGAAGCATATCTATAACAAAGCAAATTTAGAAACTGAAATCAGTCAAAACATGGTTTCATCTTTTGCAACCATAGATGAGAAATTTGTTTGGGTGGGCACGGACGGAGGAGGCCTCAACAAGTTTGATCTCCAAAATGGAAGAGTCGTAAAAAAATATGATCTGGAAAGGTCGGGAGGGAGTAATGCTGTTCTTGATTTATTACTTGACAGGCAAGGTGATTTATGGTTGGCTACATGGAATGGGATGATGAAAAAAGAGGGTGAAGTATTTAGGACGTATAGGTATCAGCCAGGCCGATTAGAAGACGGACCATGTGGTAACCAGTTATTTGATCTCATGGAGGATAATCATGGAAATATTTGGATTGCCTCATTTAGAGGGGGGATAAGTGTCTATCTAAAAGACAAAAAGAAATTCCGTAAGCTATTTCAGAAAAATGCTGAGTCAAATCGTATTTCCAGTGAACGTCCCACCGTAATTTTTCAAGATTCTCAGGAAAATATTTGGATCGGAACGGAAGGAGATGGGCTGTATAGGGTACGAATGGATGAACAATACAACATTTTAGACAGGACATTTTTTGAATATGAGAAGAGCGATGAATCCAGCTTATCACATAATATCATAAATATCATTTTTGAAGATCAAAAAGGAAATATCTGGATAGGTACAGAAGGAGGTGGGTTGAATCGCTTTAACGAAGAAAAAGAATCTTTCAAGCGGTTTACAACAGAAGATGGCCTTTCCAGTAATCTGATATATGCTATTGCTGAAGATCACGAAAACAACCTTTGGTTAAGCACAAATAATGGGTTAAGCCAATTTAATCCAAACTCGGAAAGAATAAGAATTTTTGATGAAACAGATGGAGCACAATCATCAGAATTTATAAAGGGAGCTGCTTGTACCTTACCTAACGGAGATCTCCTTTTTGGGGGTATCAGAGGGTTCAACTATTTCACGCCTGGATCTTTCGTAACCAACGAACATACTCCGGAGGTATATATCACATCAATGACTTTCGAGATGCAGCCTGAGAAATCAATCCATTTCGGGTCGATACAGATGAATGAAGATTCCAGATTCATAGAATTGGATTATGAGGTAAATGATTTTGTCATAGACTATGCTGTACTTAACTACTCTAAATCGTCCAAAAATGAGTACGCATATATGCTGGAAGGATATGATGATCAGTGGATATACCCTTCTTCTTATCGTCCGGCCAGGTACACGAATGTAAGCCCGGGCAGTTATGTGTTCAAGGTAAGAGGCTCTAACAATGATGGAGTATGGAACCCTGAATCAGCAAATCTAAGTATCGTAATCAGCACGCCATGGTGGAATACAACGACTGCTTACATAGTTTACACATTTATTATTGGATCAGTTCTTTTTGGTTTAGGGTGGCTTTTTATCAAGCGTGAAAGGCTCAGGCGAAACCTAACTATCGAGCATCTGGAACTTGAGAAAATGAAAGAACTTGACACGATGAAGTCTCGTTTTTTTGCCAATATATCTCACGAATTTCGTACACCATTAACCTTGATTATCAGCCCACTAAAATCAATGATTGAGGGTTTTTATAAAGGAGATCCAAAGAATCAATATATAATGATGGCGAGAAACGCTGATCGTCTCTTGAGCCTGATCAATCAACTACTAGACCTCTCCAAACTTGAAACTGGTCATATGCAACTTCAGGCGTCAAGACAAGATCTTGTGAAATTCTTAAAGCCTGTGGTCCATTCTTTCACTACTTATGCTGAAAAGCAGTACATAGATTTTAAATGCACATTTCCAGATCAGGATATTCATCTCTTTTTTGAAAAAGACAAAATAGAAAAAATTGTTGGTAATCTTCTTTCAAATGCGTTCAAGTATACGCAGGAGTTTGGAAAAATAGACTTTACTGTCATCGATAAGAAAGAGAAGGTTCAAATAATAATTGAAGATACTGGTATAGGGATGTCTAAAGATCAATTGGACCTTATATTTAACAGATTCTATCAAATAGATAATAGCCATAAAAAAGGTACAGGAATAGGCTTGGCTCTCACCAAAGAGCTGGTTGAATTACATAAAGGTAATATTGAGGTATTTAGTACAGAAAGTAAAGGCACAAAGTTTATCGTTGAATTAAAGAAGGGAGAAGCCCATTTAACGGACGAAGAAAAAACCTATATAACTGATGACTTCCATTCAAAAGAACAAGAGTCTTTTGTAGGTAGCCAAACGATGGAAGCTTTGCCTATTGATGGTGTGACAGGAGAGCCTGAAGATGAAAATCTCCCCATCGTATTAATTGTAGATGACAATGAAGATATCCGACTTTTTATAAGCGAACATTTTATATCCGATTATAAGATTTTAGAGGCAGAAGATGGCGAAAAGGCATTAAAAATTGCAAAACAAGAAATACCGGATATCATTATCTCAGATGTGATGATGCCCAAAATGGATGGTTATGAGTTGTGTAAGGAATTAAAACTAGATGCAAAAACGTGCCATATACCATTTATAATTTTGACTGCCAAGGCTTCCGGCGATAGCGCACTTAAAGGGTTTGAGCTAGGAGCAGATAATTATGTAACCAAACCATTCAATCCGAAACTACTAGAACTTAGGGTAAGAAACATTTTGCAATCGAGGGAGAATTTAAAATCACAGCTTTTGGATGTGGATAATAAGATCCAGTTAGAACCTAGTGAAGTAAAAGTAGTCTCGAGAGACAAGGAATTTCTGAACCAATTGATTGTATTTATTGAAGCTAATATGTCTAACTCAGATCTGAATATAGATGATGTATGCAAAGAAATGGGACTTAGTAGGACCCAGTTGTATAGAAAGTTGAAAGCTTTGGTAGGGCAATCTGCTAATGAACTTATTCGATCGATCCGACTCAAACGTGCTGCCCAACTGATAAAATCAAATGAAATGACTATTTCTGAAATTACTTATGAAGTTGGATTCAACGACCTTCAATATTTCAGATTTTGCTTTAAAAAGCAGTTTGGTGTAAATCCTTCAGAATATAATACACAGGTGGAGGTATGA
- a CDS encoding gluconokinase, whose translation MLIVVMGVSGSGKSTIGRGIAERLNLPFFEGDDYHPRNNVEKMSKGIPLNDRDRKPWLETLSGLLLDCQEGYGAVFTCSALKESYRTLLSSSVEKVHWIFLHGPKKIIMKRMQERKGHFMKAELLDSQFSILEEPEDAIRVDLKKDPNKMINNIISQLLNE comes from the coding sequence ATGCTCATCGTTGTAATGGGAGTCAGTGGAAGTGGTAAGTCTACCATTGGTAGAGGAATCGCAGAAAGGCTTAATCTGCCTTTTTTCGAAGGAGATGATTATCACCCTAGGAATAACGTAGAAAAAATGTCTAAAGGCATTCCACTCAATGATCGAGATAGAAAACCATGGTTAGAAACTCTAAGCGGTCTCTTATTGGATTGTCAAGAGGGATATGGAGCTGTTTTTACCTGTTCAGCGTTGAAAGAATCGTATCGTACTTTACTTTCTTCATCAGTAGAAAAGGTGCATTGGATTTTTTTACATGGCCCTAAAAAAATAATCATGAAGAGAATGCAGGAACGAAAAGGGCACTTCATGAAAGCTGAGTTACTTGATTCACAATTCAGTATCTTGGAAGAGCCCGAAGATGCGATACGTGTGGATTTGAAAAAGGATCCTAACAAAATGATTAATAATATAATAAGTCAGTTGCTTAATGAGTAA
- the gndA gene encoding NADP-dependent phosphogluconate dehydrogenase, with protein MSKSSFGLIGLGVMGRSLAQNILRNKFSLSVYNRDTPEEAHVLTSFLEHNASEILHGFTSLKEFVESLDSPRKILLMVSAGAPVDDVIGKLLPLLEEKDIVIDGGNSHYQDTEKRNERLGEKQIQYLGCGISGGEEGALKGPSIMPGGVEEAYKEVSGVLEAIAAKDKDGKACCSYVGSGGSGNFVKTIHNGIEYAEMQLIAECYHSLSLHKSNEEIAEIFERWNRTDLSSYLLEITIEILRKKEGDKYLLDLILDKAANKGTGSWSSQISLGNGMPTTMMTDAVFARYISTLKEKRVVLFKIVNRKTSSKDIDEVIVEDAYRFARLVNHQQGFSLVKKISDTNEWHVDLSEIARVWTNGCIIRSQLMEELVSLFRDIENIFDSKDMIARLSKLENGVASYLETSVRAKISTPVISSAYQYWLGMITDRLPANLIQAQRDFFGAHTYERIDSESGKFFHTNW; from the coding sequence ATGAGTAAGTCATCATTTGGGTTAATAGGTTTGGGAGTAATGGGCAGAAGCCTAGCTCAGAACATCCTGAGAAATAAGTTTTCTCTTTCGGTGTATAATCGAGATACTCCAGAAGAAGCCCATGTGCTAACCAGTTTCTTAGAACATAATGCAAGTGAGATACTTCATGGCTTTACCAGTCTTAAAGAGTTTGTTGAATCACTGGATTCACCAAGAAAGATTCTCTTGATGGTGAGTGCTGGTGCGCCTGTAGATGATGTGATTGGAAAATTATTGCCTCTTCTGGAAGAGAAAGATATTGTTATTGATGGAGGAAATTCCCACTATCAGGATACTGAGAAAAGAAATGAGCGATTGGGAGAAAAACAGATTCAATACCTCGGATGCGGAATATCTGGTGGAGAAGAAGGTGCATTGAAAGGGCCTTCAATTATGCCAGGCGGAGTAGAGGAGGCTTACAAAGAAGTATCAGGAGTTCTTGAAGCTATTGCTGCAAAAGATAAAGACGGCAAGGCATGTTGTAGCTACGTTGGATCTGGAGGATCTGGTAATTTTGTGAAAACAATTCATAATGGAATTGAATATGCTGAGATGCAACTGATAGCAGAATGCTATCATTCTTTGAGTTTACATAAATCCAATGAAGAAATTGCTGAGATCTTTGAAAGGTGGAATAGAACAGACTTGTCTAGCTATTTGCTAGAGATCACGATTGAGATCTTAAGGAAGAAAGAAGGAGATAAATATCTGCTTGATCTTATTTTGGACAAAGCAGCCAACAAAGGGACAGGATCATGGTCTAGTCAAATTTCACTTGGCAATGGCATGCCCACTACCATGATGACGGATGCTGTATTTGCGAGGTATATATCTACACTTAAAGAAAAAAGAGTAGTCCTTTTCAAGATTGTTAATAGAAAAACGAGCAGTAAGGATATTGATGAGGTAATTGTGGAGGACGCTTACAGATTTGCTCGTTTGGTAAACCATCAGCAAGGGTTTTCACTGGTTAAGAAGATATCAGATACAAATGAATGGCATGTCGATTTATCTGAGATTGCAAGAGTCTGGACCAATGGGTGTATCATTCGATCTCAATTAATGGAAGAGCTTGTATCTCTTTTTAGAGATATTGAAAATATTTTCGATTCAAAAGACATGATCGCAAGGCTTTCAAAACTAGAGAACGGAGTTGCTTCTTATCTGGAAACCTCTGTGAGGGCCAAGATTTCAACACCAGTAATCTCATCAGCATACCAATACTGGTTGGGTATGATTACAGATCGCTTGCCCGCCAACTTGATCCAAGCGCAAAGAGACTTTTTTGGTGCTCATACCTATGAGCGGATTGATTCTGAGTCTGGAAAATTCTTTCATACTAATTGGTAG
- a CDS encoding gluconate:H+ symporter has product MIDYWMLTSVFIGVAVLLLLILVVRLQAFIAMLIASILVGILAGMPPEDIIKTVQTGMGGTLGYVAIVVGLGAIFGAILEQSGGAQAVAQSLIRRFGEKRASWAMVFTGFFVAIPVFFDVAFIILIPLVYALQRRTGKSILLYAIPLLAGLAVTHSFIPPTPGPIAIAEILDVDLGSVILFGFIVGIPTAIISGPVFGKFIASKIFIEAPNQIESSDEVLDTSLLRSTIAIVGLPILLIVGNTVVNSSLFPSGSVSEVFKSTMQMVGHPFVALILANLIALYVLGTRRGVSRAELQKMSTKSLAPAGTIILLTGAGGVFKQVLIDTGTGAMLASWFADKGLSIFLFAFIVAAIVRVLQGSSTVAMITAAGLVSPLMDPESSTLLKALTVITIASGASIMSHVNDSGFWLVKQYLGLTEKESFASWTVMTTILALTSFICVLLLAWLLSV; this is encoded by the coding sequence ATGATTGATTATTGGATGCTCACATCGGTATTTATCGGAGTAGCTGTGCTATTACTGCTAATTCTTGTTGTGCGATTGCAAGCATTTATTGCCATGCTTATCGCCAGTATTCTCGTTGGAATATTGGCGGGAATGCCACCTGAGGACATCATTAAAACGGTTCAAACAGGCATGGGTGGCACGCTCGGCTATGTAGCGATAGTCGTAGGTTTGGGTGCTATTTTCGGTGCTATTTTGGAACAATCTGGAGGAGCTCAAGCGGTTGCTCAATCGCTGATACGCAGATTTGGTGAAAAGAGAGCTTCCTGGGCGATGGTATTTACAGGATTCTTTGTTGCGATACCAGTATTCTTTGATGTTGCATTCATCATTTTGATACCATTAGTATATGCACTCCAAAGACGTACAGGAAAGTCGATTTTACTCTATGCGATTCCATTACTAGCCGGACTTGCAGTGACTCATTCTTTTATTCCACCTACTCCAGGACCGATAGCCATTGCGGAAATCTTGGATGTTGATCTGGGCTCAGTGATACTCTTCGGGTTCATTGTAGGTATACCAACAGCGATCATTAGCGGGCCAGTTTTTGGAAAATTCATCGCATCTAAAATATTTATTGAAGCACCGAATCAAATCGAATCATCGGATGAGGTGTTAGATACTTCACTGCTTAGAAGTACGATTGCCATTGTTGGACTGCCTATTTTATTGATTGTGGGAAATACAGTAGTAAATAGCTCTCTTTTTCCTAGTGGATCGGTCTCAGAAGTATTTAAGTCCACGATGCAAATGGTTGGCCATCCGTTTGTTGCACTGATCTTGGCCAACTTGATTGCATTGTACGTGCTTGGGACCCGGAGAGGGGTTTCTCGTGCTGAGTTGCAAAAGATGAGCACAAAGTCACTTGCTCCGGCTGGTACGATCATTCTTTTGACAGGAGCGGGAGGCGTATTTAAGCAAGTCTTGATAGATACTGGTACAGGTGCGATGTTGGCTTCATGGTTTGCTGATAAAGGACTATCCATCTTTCTTTTTGCATTTATAGTTGCTGCAATAGTTAGAGTATTGCAAGGGTCAAGTACCGTGGCTATGATTACAGCCGCAGGTCTGGTTTCGCCATTGATGGATCCAGAGAGCTCAACACTCCTCAAAGCGCTAACTGTTATTACTATCGCATCAGGAGCGTCCATCATGTCTCATGTAAATGATAGTGGCTTCTGGTTGGTAAAGCAGTATCTAGGGTTAACCGAAAAGGAATCATTTGCGAGTTGGACAGTTATGACAACTATCTTGGCCTTAACTAGCTTTATCTGCGTCCTTTTGTTGGCCTGGTTGTTATCTGTTTAG